In the Malus domestica chromosome 16, GDT2T_hap1 genome, one interval contains:
- the LOC114822036 gene encoding nuclear pore complex protein NUP205-like isoform X2, which produces MLVQDVPSTVLQFLLLDEQDGDDMDLQKVSSFYDYKAICTKYHLVERIAYQVIKDATEGSELGKQMALYVLDALFCVDHEKYFLSQLQSRGFLRSCLTSISNSHQL; this is translated from the exons ATGCTTGTTCAAGATGTCCCGTCAACCGTTCTGCAATTCTTGCTGCTTGATGAGCAAGATGGTGATGATATGGATCTCCAGAAGGTGTCTAGTTTCTATGATTACAAGGCAATTTGCACTAAATATCATCTGGTGGAAAGGATAGCTTACCAG GTAATAAAGGATGCTACTGAAGGCAGTGAACTTGGGAAACAAATGGCACTCTATGTTTTGGATGCATTGTTTTGTGTAGatcatgaaaaatatttcttAAGCCAGCTTCAAAGCAGGGGTTTCTTAAGGTCTTGCTTAACAAGCATCAGCAATTCTCATCAG TTATAG
- the LOC114822036 gene encoding nuclear pore complex protein NUP205-like isoform X1, whose translation MLVQDVPSTVLQFLLLDEQDGDDMDLQKVSSFYDYKAICTKYHLVERIAYQVIKDATEGSELGKQMALYVLDALFCVDHEKYFLSQLQSRGFLRSCLTSISNSHQRCPT comes from the exons ATGCTTGTTCAAGATGTCCCGTCAACCGTTCTGCAATTCTTGCTGCTTGATGAGCAAGATGGTGATGATATGGATCTCCAGAAGGTGTCTAGTTTCTATGATTACAAGGCAATTTGCACTAAATATCATCTGGTGGAAAGGATAGCTTACCAG GTAATAAAGGATGCTACTGAAGGCAGTGAACTTGGGAAACAAATGGCACTCTATGTTTTGGATGCATTGTTTTGTGTAGatcatgaaaaatatttcttAAGCCAGCTTCAAAGCAGGGGTTTCTTAAGGTCTTGCTTAACAAGCATCAGCAATTCTCATCAG aGATGTCCGACATGA
- the LOC139193095 gene encoding uncharacterized protein: MILYRNNDDLMCKIFTTTLQGEAQNWFYTPPPQSIRSFDELSLFFTKEYSSYRLIKKKSEHLFNIKKNPKKSLRDYVKMFKAENARIIECNDSIARATFQKELPADHPLFEKLIMKEDLTLADFFAMAENHTLWDEAR, encoded by the coding sequence atgatcctctatcgaaacaatgatgatctcatgtgcaagatattcaccaccactctacaaggcgaggcacaaaattggttctacaccccgccgccacaatccatcagAAGTTTTGACgaactttctttgtttttcaccaaagaatattcatcatatcgcttgatcaaaaagaagtccgaGCATTTGTTCAACATtaagaagaacccaaagaagtcgcttcgcgactatgtgaagaTGTTCAAAGCAGAGAATGCAAGGATAATCGAATGTaatgactcgatagctagagcaaccttccaaaaagaacttccagcagaccacccgttattcgaaaaattgatcatgaaagaagatctaactctagcAGACTTTTTCGCTATGGCAGAGAATCAtacactttgggacgaggctcgctAA